In Drosophila nasuta strain 15112-1781.00 chromosome 2R, ASM2355853v1, whole genome shotgun sequence, a single genomic region encodes these proteins:
- the LOC132787524 gene encoding histone-lysine N-methyltransferase PR-Set7 isoform X2, translated as MMMVRRRARPAKEQPALMVVTSSGHVAAVDNEMAAALPFNNVSAAAAAAAAATNLLDDQYFASPKRKDCRLMKTNENLKALNNNNTAHIYNNKDNKANTSTTTKPDTGRAIATTTTANAEQKTINDEELLEEDHEVEDDDEEEAESESYDARSTASPATSTSNTSSPAYHQQLDDLVEVEPTTNNDNINVACSFMPSTQTTDIHMHRSTLRDSHSSSHSSSSSSAATSENLFLQEPVLTLDIDRTPTKASSIRINKSFEMANNAVFSSPPSVLSACVLNGRFNQIVTLTGHVLDEPDQQHQQQPGVEMQLQQQQPLNGFELDQHDSSSCDSGVACSLTTGTSPAVSGMRRRKPATPHRILCPSPIKTMARDAGTLLKGETQSPRKSPRKLQSQLVAAVAATGGCKSRRRLNQPKPQAPYQQQQLQLQQQQQQEICLANDDIVVLEDDDDDDDVHALLKAAEERENQNKAKLMLKPNAVPAVAVKPKPKTAKARTATAAAAAAKSQPLAATNGNREMTDFFPVRRSVRKTKTAVKEEMMRNLEQAVLEERCEGLQIRHFTGKGRGVVAERRFKRNEFVVEYVGDLIAISEATDRERRYALDENAGCYMYYFKHKNQQYCIDATVDTGKLGRLINHSRNGNLMTKVVVIKQRPHLVLLAKDDIEPGEELTYDYGDRSKESLLHHPWLAF; from the exons ATGATGATGGTTCGTAGACGAGCTCGGCCCGCCAAAGAGCAGCCCGCCTTAATGGTGGTAACCTCGAGTGGCCATGTTGCAGCTGTTGACAACGAGATGGCGGCGGCGTTGCCATTCAACaatgtttctgctgctgcagctgcagcggcggcTGCCACAAATCTGCTGGATGATCAATATTTTGCGAGCCCAAAGCGAAAAGACTGCCGCCTcatgaaaacaaatgaaaatctCAAGGCgctgaataataataatactgcacatatttacaacaacaaagacaacaaagcaaacacatcaacaacaacaaagccagACACTGGCCGCGCAATAG caacaacaacaacggcaaacgCAGAGCAAAAGACAATAAATGACGAGGAGCTGCTCGAGGAAGATCATGAGGTggaagacgacgacgaggagGAGGCAGAGTCAGAGTCCTACGATGCAAGGTCGACAGCATCCCCAGCGACCAGCACAAGCAACACAAGCTCACCAGCATATCATCAACAGCTCGACGATTTGGTGGAAGTCGAGCCGACAACCAACAATGACAACATCAACGTTGCCTGCAGCTTCATGCCGAGCACACAGACAACCGATATACACATGCATCGCTCGACGCTGCGCGACAGTCACAGTTCGtcgcacagcagcagcagcagcagcgctgcCACATCGGAGAATCTATTTCTACAGGAGCCAGTGTTGACGCTGGACATTGATCGTACACCCACCAAAGCATCCAGCATACGCATTAACAAGAGCTTCGAGATGGCCAACAATGCGGTATTCTCATCGCCGCCTTCAGTGCTCAGCGCTTGCGTGCTGAATGGTCGCTTCAATCAGATTGTCACGCTCACTGGCCACGTGTTGGATGAGCCAGatcagcaacaccagcagcagccaggTGTGGAGatgcagctacaacaacaacagccgtTGAACGGCTTCGAATTGGACCAACATGACAGCAGTTCCTGCGACAGTGGTGTCGCCTGCAGCCTAACGACGGGCACATCGCCCGCTGTTtcagggatgcgacgacgTAAACCCGCCACGCCGCATCGCATACTTTGCCCCTCGCCGATAAAGACAATGGCACGTGATGCCGGCACATTGCTCAAAGGCGAGACGCAATCACCGAGAAAATCGCCACGTAAACTGCAATCGCAGTTGGTCGCCGCAGTCGCTGCAACGGGCGGCTGCAAGTCGCGACGAAGACTGAATCAGCCAAAGCCACAAGCGCCttaccaacaacagcaactacaactgcagcaacagcaacaacaagaaatttGCCTGGCCAACGATGACATTGTTGTGCTggaggacgacgacgatgatgacgatgtgCATGCATTGCTGAAGGCGGCAGAGGAGCGTGAGAATCAGAACAAAGCTAAACTAATGCTCAAGCCAAACGCTGTACCCGCTGTTGCTGTGAAGCCAAAGCCCAAAACTGCCAAGGcgagaacagcaacagcagccgcggCGGCTGCCAAATCACAGCCTCTGGCTGCCACAAATGGGAATCGCGAGATGACCGATTTCTTCCCCGTGCGACGCAGCGTGCGCAAGACAAAGACCGCTGTTAAGGAGGAGATGATGCGCAATCTGGAACAAGCAGTGCTCGAGGAACGTTGCGAAGGTCTGCAGATACGTCATTTCACGGGTAAGGGGCGTGGCGTTGTGGCAGAGCGACGCTTCAAGCGTAACGAGTTCGTTGTCGAATATGTGGGCGATCTCATTGCCATCAGTGAGGCGACAGATCGCGAGCGACGCTATGCGCTGGACGAGAACGCGGGCTGTTACATGTACTACTTCAAGCACAAAAACCAGCAATACTGCATTGATGCCACCGTGGACACCGGTAAGCTAGGACGCCTCATCAATCATTCGCGCAATGGAAATCTAATGACCAAAGTGGTTGTTATCAAGCAACGGCCACATTTGGTTCTGCTAGCCAAGGACGACATTGAACCCGGCGAGGAGCTCACATACGATTATGGCGATCGCTCCAAGGAATCGCTATTGCATCATCCATGGCTGGCATTTTGA
- the LOC132787524 gene encoding histone-lysine N-methyltransferase PR-Set7 isoform X1, with product MMMVRRRARPAKEQPALMVVTSSGHVAAVDNEMAAALPFNNVSAAAAAAAAATNLLDDQYFASPKRKDCRLMKTNENLKALNNNNTAHIYNNKDNKANTSTTTKPDTGRAIGVPLATRSQTRTIENFFRANAAKKMTTILTLPTATTTTANAEQKTINDEELLEEDHEVEDDDEEEAESESYDARSTASPATSTSNTSSPAYHQQLDDLVEVEPTTNNDNINVACSFMPSTQTTDIHMHRSTLRDSHSSSHSSSSSSAATSENLFLQEPVLTLDIDRTPTKASSIRINKSFEMANNAVFSSPPSVLSACVLNGRFNQIVTLTGHVLDEPDQQHQQQPGVEMQLQQQQPLNGFELDQHDSSSCDSGVACSLTTGTSPAVSGMRRRKPATPHRILCPSPIKTMARDAGTLLKGETQSPRKSPRKLQSQLVAAVAATGGCKSRRRLNQPKPQAPYQQQQLQLQQQQQQEICLANDDIVVLEDDDDDDDVHALLKAAEERENQNKAKLMLKPNAVPAVAVKPKPKTAKARTATAAAAAAKSQPLAATNGNREMTDFFPVRRSVRKTKTAVKEEMMRNLEQAVLEERCEGLQIRHFTGKGRGVVAERRFKRNEFVVEYVGDLIAISEATDRERRYALDENAGCYMYYFKHKNQQYCIDATVDTGKLGRLINHSRNGNLMTKVVVIKQRPHLVLLAKDDIEPGEELTYDYGDRSKESLLHHPWLAF from the exons ATGATGATGGTTCGTAGACGAGCTCGGCCCGCCAAAGAGCAGCCCGCCTTAATGGTGGTAACCTCGAGTGGCCATGTTGCAGCTGTTGACAACGAGATGGCGGCGGCGTTGCCATTCAACaatgtttctgctgctgcagctgcagcggcggcTGCCACAAATCTGCTGGATGATCAATATTTTGCGAGCCCAAAGCGAAAAGACTGCCGCCTcatgaaaacaaatgaaaatctCAAGGCgctgaataataataatactgcacatatttacaacaacaaagacaacaaagcaaacacatcaacaacaacaaagccagACACTGGCCGCGCAATAG GCGTACCACTTGCAACACGCTCACAGACACGCAccattgaaaactttttccGTGCGAATGCTGCCAAGAAAATGACCACAATTCTAACActaccaacagcaacaacaacaacggcaaacgCAGAGCAAAAGACAATAAATGACGAGGAGCTGCTCGAGGAAGATCATGAGGTggaagacgacgacgaggagGAGGCAGAGTCAGAGTCCTACGATGCAAGGTCGACAGCATCCCCAGCGACCAGCACAAGCAACACAAGCTCACCAGCATATCATCAACAGCTCGACGATTTGGTGGAAGTCGAGCCGACAACCAACAATGACAACATCAACGTTGCCTGCAGCTTCATGCCGAGCACACAGACAACCGATATACACATGCATCGCTCGACGCTGCGCGACAGTCACAGTTCGtcgcacagcagcagcagcagcagcgctgcCACATCGGAGAATCTATTTCTACAGGAGCCAGTGTTGACGCTGGACATTGATCGTACACCCACCAAAGCATCCAGCATACGCATTAACAAGAGCTTCGAGATGGCCAACAATGCGGTATTCTCATCGCCGCCTTCAGTGCTCAGCGCTTGCGTGCTGAATGGTCGCTTCAATCAGATTGTCACGCTCACTGGCCACGTGTTGGATGAGCCAGatcagcaacaccagcagcagccaggTGTGGAGatgcagctacaacaacaacagccgtTGAACGGCTTCGAATTGGACCAACATGACAGCAGTTCCTGCGACAGTGGTGTCGCCTGCAGCCTAACGACGGGCACATCGCCCGCTGTTtcagggatgcgacgacgTAAACCCGCCACGCCGCATCGCATACTTTGCCCCTCGCCGATAAAGACAATGGCACGTGATGCCGGCACATTGCTCAAAGGCGAGACGCAATCACCGAGAAAATCGCCACGTAAACTGCAATCGCAGTTGGTCGCCGCAGTCGCTGCAACGGGCGGCTGCAAGTCGCGACGAAGACTGAATCAGCCAAAGCCACAAGCGCCttaccaacaacagcaactacaactgcagcaacagcaacaacaagaaatttGCCTGGCCAACGATGACATTGTTGTGCTggaggacgacgacgatgatgacgatgtgCATGCATTGCTGAAGGCGGCAGAGGAGCGTGAGAATCAGAACAAAGCTAAACTAATGCTCAAGCCAAACGCTGTACCCGCTGTTGCTGTGAAGCCAAAGCCCAAAACTGCCAAGGcgagaacagcaacagcagccgcggCGGCTGCCAAATCACAGCCTCTGGCTGCCACAAATGGGAATCGCGAGATGACCGATTTCTTCCCCGTGCGACGCAGCGTGCGCAAGACAAAGACCGCTGTTAAGGAGGAGATGATGCGCAATCTGGAACAAGCAGTGCTCGAGGAACGTTGCGAAGGTCTGCAGATACGTCATTTCACGGGTAAGGGGCGTGGCGTTGTGGCAGAGCGACGCTTCAAGCGTAACGAGTTCGTTGTCGAATATGTGGGCGATCTCATTGCCATCAGTGAGGCGACAGATCGCGAGCGACGCTATGCGCTGGACGAGAACGCGGGCTGTTACATGTACTACTTCAAGCACAAAAACCAGCAATACTGCATTGATGCCACCGTGGACACCGGTAAGCTAGGACGCCTCATCAATCATTCGCGCAATGGAAATCTAATGACCAAAGTGGTTGTTATCAAGCAACGGCCACATTTGGTTCTGCTAGCCAAGGACGACATTGAACCCGGCGAGGAGCTCACATACGATTATGGCGATCGCTCCAAGGAATCGCTATTGCATCATCCATGGCTGGCATTTTGA
- the LOC132787519 gene encoding bromodomain adjacent to zinc finger domain protein 1A has protein sequence MPICKRDGFDLNNTESKNETFHDNDLVFCCYITKRIFRDYDHYFRHVMAINSTVWQCEATGKDGLTFEEALKSERTARKKLEQFKQSLRAPVMLVIEHARQSAVKMLNLIVNKFLRKRFFLNEEVTVNQKKNTIYTVVGITPGKGMQEPNTGVYEDTDKLEYVLRAPNGTEMTVSFDQLRRQRTEFNMENLSMFIKNSVIRVDGILRPKPELYKQYVTEPKLSFSTIFIGKMPRYSPAKIKRPEPKEAKKQSTLNQYIVKGEESIAKKKESAEARAKSLADEMERMRVEKQNKIAELELVKAQKKAELILRVEEETRYLTTKTDDLERNDQRMLPTYQPIVTFLPEIILGDAFVLREFMHTYSGLLSGVEVFRQNLNFYEMSRAFSAREVAGPLSDILLVLLGTIFDLQKEEEDECPVKYLLRYGNAVGEPYDSMKNASRTQFYVKRHFSFKLHEMPMDALTLSEVLRLHLLASGAVISDKPEKWRVMYRNGYSSREDPGLQLRLEHPHILHALRTTPIAQLDFVDICRVVNCLMAQILTYSATINIVEERMEKTAKAKVDLRALMMAENRRLTAVEANKRKLTSEHHQQCMNKELKLDSGQKEELGEQLNRRIAELMAQSEREQRKHEQQVMKLQSELFNFLVFLGMDRCYRKYYVLESMPGIFVEHTADNLIDTCLEQPPLNISAEELRKRALMPKQRKDLRFYLLKLYGDGDKKSRKSNKQSLENKENQENRLNGHAPSTEPIDISGEDEEQSPPTQSELLMCSGDSSNCLVHNQTHAQRRMWTYLYKPEDIDALIKSLNPLGWRESELLDELSQLRTLILEHVKNCAEDMLNLDTDKKREKFVHTMHTETNRKYNQANFGLPDDTNLNEVMRLHLVDRILQFEHDIFSGDLGKLSVKDMEKWRQQLLKDEYDPQCKLQWGPRKAHSEEPADSDQESHEDFDDQEDETDEAAVLRELGRKYGSYRDPGQYVNGSDVPAISESTSKSHQTQVRNMASALLQVEQAIGRRFMKEPFGVNMKRDGKQENLKLICEARLQQWEVSLMESTSYAQVFLHLNVLNDCILWRRSTNKSLCKVCRRGTDPEKMLLCDQCNGGTHMFCMKPKMRTVPEGNWYCHTCVRELGLTNNTKASNKQQKKRKFIVDEVDDDVDEGVDDGDDDNDEDEGEEEADVSDRHSEASSTAISVKVNGKAPTATRRSSRRSGRRLKSKEIEEVMEEEASEQADDSSMEVDEDDENDNNEEEDTEEDKACQECFYDGCEICCARCSEWYHLECVKLKRQPRNDFVCKKCKSHENTRARRRPSHVDGDADDDEEEPQAKRSRSSRNSLRISLDKSATNNNNNNNNNNNTSNQNNNRRSGRRTNDNLPLNSAALYSLLEQTMKHQAAWPFLRPVMSSEVPDYHKIIKTPMDLAKIKSKLNMGEYQLNEELLSDIQLVFKNCDLYNVRGNEIYDAGSKLERFVMDRCKDMMLPFRPSDMNVDAIC, from the exons atgccgATTTGCAAACGCGACGGCTTTGATCTCAACAACACAGAATCCAAAAATGAGACATTCCACGACAACGACttggtattttgttgttatattacCAAACGGATATTTCGTGATTACGA TCACTATTTCCGACATGTTATGGCTATTAACTCGACAGTTTGGCAGTGCGAGGCCACGGGCAAGGATGGACTCACCTTCGAAGAGGCACTCAAGAGTGAACGTACTGCTCGGAAAAAACTGGAACAGTTCAAACAGAGCTTACGAGCTCCAGTGATGCTGGTCATTGAGCATGCCCGCCAATCCGCCGTGAAGATGCTCAATCTGATAGTGAACAAGTTTTTGCGCAAACGTTTCTTTCTCAACGAGGAGGTCACCGTCaatcaaaaaaagaataccATCTACACGGTGGTGGGCATTACGCCCGGAAAAGGAATGCAAGAGCCGAATACCGGTGTCTACGAGGATACAGATAAGCTTGAATATGTTTTGCGTGCGCCAAACGGCACTGAGATGACTGTATCCTTTGACCAGCTGCGTCGCCAGCGCACCGAATTCAATATGGAAAATCTGTCAATGTTCATCAAGAACAGTGTTATTCGTGTCGATGGCATATTGCGTCCCAAGCCTGAACTATACAAGCAGTATGTGACCGAGCCCAAGTTAAGCTTTTCCACCATTTTCATTGGTAAAATGCCGCGATATTCGCCAGCGAAAATCAAGCGACCCGAGCCTAAAGAGGCCAAGAAACAATCAACCCTCAATCAATACATTGTTAAAGGCGAAGAATCGATTGCCAAGAAAAAAGAATCAGCTGAAGCACGAGCCAAGTCGCTGGCCGATGAAATGGAGCGAATGCGCGTggagaagcaaaataaaatcgcTGAATTGGAGCTGGTAAAGGCGCAAAAGAAAGCGGAGCTCATTCTGCGCGTGGAGGAGGAAACTAGGTATCTAACCACAAAGACCGATGATCTAGAGCGCAATGATCAGCGCATGTTGCCCACATACCAGCCAATAGTTACCTTCCTGCCCGAGATCATACTTGGCGATGCGTTTGTGCTGCGCGAATTTATGCACACCTACAGCGGGTTGCTGTCGGGCGTGGAGGTGTTTCGACAGAATCTCAATTTCTACGAGATGTCGCGTGCATTTAGCGCACGTGAAGTGGCTGGTCCACTGTCAGACATACTCCTCGTGTTGCTGGGCACCATCTTTGATCTgcagaaggaggaggaggatgaaTGCCCGGTCAAATATTTGTTGCGCTATGGCAACGCAGTGGGTGAACCTTATGACAGCATGAAGAACGCTTCACGTACTCAGTTTTATGTGAAGCGACATTTCTCATTCAAGCTGCACGAGATGCCTATGGATGCACTCACTCTAAGTGAAGTTCTGCGCCTGCATTTGCTTGCCTCGGGCGCTGTTATCTCGGACAAGCCAGAGAAGTGGCGTGTCATGTATCGCAATGGTTACTCTTCACGCGAGGATCCTGGATTGCAGCTGCGCTTAGAGCATCCACATATTCTACATGCGCTCAGAACGACGCCGATTGCACAATTGGATTTCGTAGATATTTGTCGCGTGGTCAATTGTTTGATGGCACAGATTCTCACGTACTCGGCGACCATCAATATTGTGGAGGAACGCATGGAGAAGACGGCAAAGGCCAAGGTGGATTTGCGTGCCTTGATGATGGCCGAGAATCGTCGTCTTACGGCTGTGGAGGCGAACAAGCGCAAGCTCACGAGCGAGCATCATCAACAGTGTATGAACAAAGAGCTAAAGCTGGACTCCGGCCAGAAGGAGGAGCTGGGCGAGCAGCTCAATCGTCGCATTGCCGAACTGATGGCGCAATCAGAACGCGAGCAGCGCAAGCATGAACAGCAGGTGATGAAACTGCAGTCGGAGTTGTTCAACTTCTTGGTGTTCTTGGGCATGGATCGTTGCTATCGCAAATACTATGTGCTAGAGTCGATGCCGGGCATCTTTGTGGAGCACACGGCGGACAATCTGATCGACACATGCCTGGAACAGCCACCGCTTAACATTTCGGCTGAGGAGCTGCGCAAGCGTGCCCTGATGCCCAAGCAACGCAAGGATCTGCGCTTTTATCTGCTTAAATTGTATGGCGACGGCGATAAGAAGTCACGCAAATCCAACAAACAGTCGCTGGAGAACAAGGAGAACCAGGAGAATCGTCTCAATGGTCATGCACCGTCCACGGAGCCCATTGACATCAGTGGTGAAGACGAGGAGCAATCGCCGCCAACGCAATCCGAGCTGCTCATGTGCAGCGGTGACTCAAGCAATTGCTTGGTGCACAATCAAACTCATGCCCAGCGGCGCATGTGGACATACTTGTACAAGCCGGAGGATATTGATGCACTAATAAAATCACTCAATCCCTTGGGCTGGCGTGAATCGGAGCTGCTGGACGAGCTGAGTCAGTTGCGTACTCTGATACTGGAACATGTGAAAAACTGCGCAGAGGATATGCTCAATTTGGACACCGATAAGAAGCGCGAGAAATTTGTCCACACTATGCATACCGAGACCAATCGCAAATACAATCAGGCCAACTTTGGGCTGCCCGACGACACGAATCTCAATGAAGTGATGAGACTTCATCTTGTAGATCGTATTCTACAATTTGAGCATGACATTTTCTCGGGTGACTTGGGTAAGCTGAGTGTGAAGGACATGGAGAAGTGGCGTCAGCAGCTGCTCAAAGATGAATACGATCCGCAGTGCAAATTGCAGTGGGGACCCCGAAAGGCGCACAGCGAAGAACCCGCCGATTCGGATCAAGAATCGCACGAGGACTTCGATGATCAGGAGGATGAAACCGATGAGGCTGCGGTGTTGCGCGAATTGGGTCGCAAATACGGCAGTTATCGCGATCCTGGACAATACGTGAATGGGAGCGATGTGCCAGCTATTAGCGAATCCACCTCCAAATCGCATCAGACACAAGTGCGCAACATGGCCAGCGCCTTGCTGCAAGTGGAGCAGGCGATTGGACGTCGTTTCATGAAGGAGCCGTTCGGCGTGAACATGAAACGCGATGGCAAGCAGGAGAATCTTAAACTCATCTGCGAGGCACGACTGCAGCAGTGGGAAGTTTCACTCATGGAGAGCACCAGCTATGCGCAAGTCTTTCTGCATTTAAATGTCCTTAATGATTGTATCCTCTGGCGTCGTTCGACAAACAAATCACTATGCAAAGTGTGCCGACGTGGCACCGATCCCGAGAAGATGCTGCTGTGTGATCAATGCAATGGTGGCACTCACATGTTCTGCATGAAACCAAAGATGCGCACGGTGCCAGAGGGCAATTGGTATTGTCACACTTGTGTGCGTGAGCTGGGATTGACCAACAATACCAAGGCgagcaacaagcagcagaaGAAACGCAAGTTTATTGTTGACGAAGtggatgatgatgttgatgaggGTGTCGACGATGGTGACGATGACAACGATGAGGATGAGGGCGAAGAAGAGGCAGATGTTAGCGATCGCCACAGCGAGGCTTCCTCCACAGCCATATCTGTAAAGGTGAATGGCAAGGCCCCCACAGCTACAAGACGTTCTAGTCGACGCTCGGGTCGTCGGTTGAAGTCCAAAGAGATAGAGGAGGTAATGGAGGAAGAGGCCAGCGAGCAGGCCGATGATAGCTCTATGGAAGTGGATGAGGATGATGAGAACGACAACAATGAAGAGGAGGACAC CGAGGAGGATAAGGCTTGTCAGGAGTGCTTCTATGATGGCTGCGAAATATGTTGCGCTCGCTGCTCCGAATGGTATCATCTAGAGTGCGTTAAATTGAAGCGACAACCGCGCAACGATTTCGTATGCAAAAAGTGCAAATCACATGAGAATACACGAGCGCGACGCCGTCCCAGTCATG TTGATGGCGATGCTGACGATGATGAGGAGGAGCCGCAGGCCAAACGTTCACGCTCATCACGCAACTCTTTGCGCATTTCCCTGGACAAATCTGCtaccaataacaataacaacaataataataacaacaatacgAGCAATCAGAATAACAATCGACGTTCGGGACGTCGCACAAATGACAATCTACCATTAAATAGCGCCGCCTTGTATTCTCTGCTGGAGCAAACGATGAAGCATCAGGCGGCGTGGCCATTCCTGCGCCCAGTGATGTCCTCTGAGGTGCCCGACTATCATAAGATTATAAAGACGCCCATGGACTTGGCCAAAATCAAGTCGAAACTAAATATGGGCGAATATCAGCTGAACGAGGAGTTGCTCAGCGATATTCAGCTAGTGTTCAAGAATTGCGATCTTTACAATGTCCGAGGCAATGAGATTTACGA TGCTGGCTCCAAGTTGGAACGCTTTGTCATGGATCGCTGCAAGGATATGATGCTGCCATTTAGGCCCAGTGACATGAATGTTGACGCAATTTGTTGA
- the LOC132787523 gene encoding DDB1- and CUL4-associated factor 5 has product MSYMRSSCGSSLNLDHALAARELDHTERSNLEASIFRQRLHAAENLYQRNLAGHYGCVNALEFSHGGEYLASGGDDKRVLLWHVDQTLASVGQEQPNVMYGEHASNIFCLGFDSHNKYIFSGGNDDLVIQHDLGTGKNLNYFSHDGPVYGLSVDRTSTNLFSVATEHGEILVYDLRAGKTDPLAIAKFRTPFNAVEFHPLNGNFLATANAKRGAQLWDLRHHTQALCQYNYITESPSCMSVRFNCNGSLLLTLHRRLPPILYSPSSSEPLCSFYHDEYFNSCTMKSCTFAGPQDELVVSGSDNFNMFIWRLDGVDLEKKNQWIDTLPVILTGHRSIVNQVRYNRQRCLLASSGVEKIIKFWSPFAQHGWEGSLMEPSDTPYCTRTLHRNASDHVSQDFSTRNMEEDQVMLAFFDTLVQRELEAWNCMSSTGNATGHQTISSDSSSASSTEHSESSTQSEEEQSEVDTPNVSELSWLTHPNRIFYLIAKKRRALLELAVKGTGGQHRNVEQLLARLMGEQRQVATQARISEWLEETHRLFGDDDLPTTSAEAAARERSRRESISQPASRSPRKPPELRKVESLQTSFEQLDRKRKLMRLRFAAIKRRCTVRRPRVEVQENDTADAYDADWPEEEDDNVAPLAAHEANDVNNDDDDSNSNPDDSTSNTSMEAQLSQAPSTSNSLHFLLDATEANNNSQMAENNNNKINNQIPTTGTCHSETTTSTTSSSSQANI; this is encoded by the exons ATGAGTTATATGAGAAGCAGCTGCGGCTCCAGCCTCAATCTGGATCATGCGCTGGCCGCACGCGAACTGGATCACACGGAGCGCAGCAATCTGGAGGCGAGCATCTTCAGGCAGCGTCTACATGCGGCCGAGAATCTCTATCAGCGTAATCTAGCCGGCCACTATGGTTGTGTAAATGCGCTGGAGTTTAGCCATGGTGGCGAATACTTGGCATCTG GTGGCGATGACAAGCGTGTGCTGCTTTGGCATGTGGATCAGACGCTGGCGAGTGTGGGGCAGGAGCAGCCCAATGTCATGTACGGGGAACATGCCAGCAACATCTTTTGCCTGGGTTTCGATAGCCACAACAAGTATATCTTCTCTGGCGGCAATGATGATCTGGTCATACAGCATGATCTGGGCAC TGGCAAGAACTTGAATTACTTTTCACACGACGGTCCAGTTTATGGCCTCAGCGTGGACAGGACGAGCACGAATTTGTTCAGCGTCGCCACTGAGCATGGCGAGATTCTCGTCTATGATCTGCGTGCGGGCAAAACGGATCCTTTGGCCATTGCCAAGTTTCGTACGCCATTCAATGCTGTTGAATTTCATCCACTCAATGGCAACTTTTTGGCCACCGCCAATGCCAAACGTGGTGCTCAGCTCTGGGATCTGCGTCATCACACACA AGCTCTTTGTCAATACAATTACATAACCGAATCTCCCAGCTGCATGAGCGTGCGCTTCAATTGCAATGGGAGCTTATTGCTCACCCTGCATCGTCGCTTGCCACCCATTTTGTATAGTCCCAGCTCATCGGAACCGTTGTGCTCCTTTTATCATGATGAATACTTTAATTCCTGCACCATGAAGAGCTGCACCTTTGCTGGGCCGCAGGATGAGCTCGTCGTCTCTGGTTCGGACAACTTTAACATGTTCATCTGGCGTCTGGATGGCGTTGATT TGGAGAAGAAGAATCAGTGGATAGATACGCTGCCTGTGATTTTGACTGGACATCGTTCCATTGTCAATCAAGTGCGCTACAATCGTCAACGCTGTCTACTCGCTTCCTCTGGTGTGGAGAAGATTATCAAG TTCTGGAGCCCCTTTGCCCAACATGGCTGGGAGGGTTCGTTGATGGAGCCTTCCGATACGCCTTATTGCACGCGTACACTGCATCGCAATGCGTCGGATCATGTGTCTCAGGATTTCAGCACACGCAATATGGAAGAGGATCAGGTGATGCTTGCCTTCTTCGACACGTTGGTACAACGGGAGCTGGAAGCGTGGAACTGTATGAGCAGCACAGGCAATGCCACTGGACATCAGACAatcagcagcgacagcagctcGGCCAGCTCCACGGAGCACAGCGAGAGCAGCACACAATCGGAGGAGGAGCAGAGCGAAGTTGACACCCCCAATGTTAGTGAACTGAGCTGGCTAACGCATCCGAATCGCATCTTCTATCTGATAGCTAAAAAGCGCCGTGCGCTGTTGGAGCTGGCAGTAAAGGGTACCGGAGGACAACATCGCAATGTGGAGCAGCTGCTAGCTCGACTGATGGGTGAACAGCGACAAGTGGCCACACAGGCGCGTATCAGCGAGTGGCTGGAGGAGACGCATCGTCTATTTGGCGATGACGATTTACCCACCACATCCGCTGAGGCGGCGGCAAGGGAACGCAGTCGTCGGGAGTCCATCTCACAGCCCGCCAGTCGCAGTCCAAGGAAGCCGCCCGAGCTACGCAAGG TGGAATCGCTGCAGACCTCTTTCGAGCAGCTGGATCGCAAGCGAAAGCTGATGCGTTTACGGTTTGCGGCCATCAAACGAAGATGCACGGTGCGACGTCCAAGAGTTGAGGTACAGGAGAATGATACTGCTGATGCCTACGATGCGGACTGGCCTGAGGAGGAGGATGATAATGTGGCGCCTTTGGCGGCGCACGAAGCTAACGATGTCAacaacgacgatgatgacagcaacagcaatcctGATGACAGCACGTCCAACACATCAATGGAGGCACAATTGTCGCAGGCGCCAAGCACCTCGAATTCACTGCATTTTCTGCTGGACGCCACCGAGGCCAACAATAATAGCCAAATGGccgaaaataacaataataaaatcaacaatCAAATCCCGACCACTGGGACCTGTCACTCAGAGACAACCACATCCACTACGTCCTCCTCGAGTCAGgcaaacatttaa